Below is a window of uncultured Sphaerochaeta sp. DNA.
GAAGACGCAGCCTTGGCCGCTTTCTCTATTCCCTGGGTATCACTGCTAAGCTCATGGGATCCCTCTCCATCGTCTGGAACATCGCCTGGAAAGAAGATGGCTTTCTCCACCTTGCTCTCGTAGAGCATACACCCCGGCTCGAATATCAAGGGAATGTCTCCCAGAGACTCAGAGAGAGCACTACGAATGGTCCTTGCCTGCGGAGGGACTGTCTCTTCAGGGCCATGGGATCCCTGGAGATGAATCGGGGTCGAGTATCCACCGAACATCGCATACGGGTGGTCGGCAAGAGGCCCAATGAGGGCAACTGATCTTGCATTTCTCAAAGGAAGGACCCCATCATTCTTGAGTAGGACAAGAGACTTTTCAGCAACCTCTACTGCCAGTGCATGGCTCTTCTCTGTACCCAGTTCGATCGCCTCTTCCTTGATGAACGGATGCTCGAAAACGCCTTGGTTGTACTTCTCTTCCAATACACGGAGCACAGCCTCATCAAGTGCGTCATTAGAGATCAAGCCACGATACAAGGCTTCGATCAACCCTTCCTTGAATACGGTATACCCAGGCAATTCGATATCCATACCAGCATTGAATGCCAAAGCGGCGGCTTCAGCCATATCCCCTGCAACACGATGGTCATGGAGCAATTGCACAACTGCCTCATAATCTGCGACAACCAATCCATCGAAACCCCATCGCTGTTTAAGCAAGTCTGTCACCAAGGAGCGATTGCTGGTACAAGGAACACCATCAATATCATGATAAGCCGGCATTACTGAACCAGGGTGTGCATGACGGACAACCATCTCAAAGGGAAGTGCAAAGGTATTTTGCAGTTCTGTGGGGCCGATATGCACCGGCGCATGATTTCTCCCTCCCTCACTGGCAGAGTGCCCGACAAAATGCTTCAGTGTTGCAAGAGGACTTCGACTCTCTCCTTGCAGGCCTTGTACATACGAGATTCCCATGACTCCACACAGGTAAGGGTCTTCCCCGTAGGTCTCCTCAAGGCGTCCCCAACGGGCATCACGTGCAACATCCAGGACTGGAGCGAGGCCCTGATGTACCCCAAGACTCCTGAGTTCGTCCCCGATTGCTTTTCCTACGTTGCCCACCAAGGAAGGCTCCCAGGTGCTGCCGTAATTCAATGCAGAGGGAAAAATCGTTGCTCCCTTCACCATTGCACCAGTTAGGCATTCCTCATGCAGGAGAGCTGGAATACCCAAGCGGGTTTCCTTGATGAGATACCGCTGCAGCTCATTGATCGCCTTAGCTTGCTGGACTGGATTGTTTGCCATTGTCCCATAGGGGCGGGTGAGCTGGCCAATGCCTTTACCCAGCACATCTGCCTTGATATCTTCACTACGCATCTCAGCCTGCCCATACTCGCGTACATGCAATGAACCATCTATTCCTATTTCAAGCCATGCAGAAACCAACTGGGAGACTTTCTCTTCGATACTCATCTTCCTGAGCAGTTCCAAGGCACGTTCCTTATTCTGCTGCATAGTGTTAACAACTCCTTATTTCAGTATCCTTGTACCTCAAGACCGACTACTCTTTCAGTGCTCCTAGTGCAACTCCAGCAATAATGTGCTTCGAGAGAGAGAAGTAGACGATGAACAAGGGCAGAACTGTCATCGACAACCCCAAGTAAACCGCACCGTACTCTGTCTTGTAGATATCTCCCCTGAGCAGGCTGACCATGATGGGCATGGTATACTTGTTACCATCGGTAAGCAGAATCAAGGGTTCGAACAAACGATTCCAGTTGAATACAAAGGTGAAGATTGCCTGTGTCGCCATAGCCGGTTTCATGATAGGCAGTATGATCCTGTTGAAAGTATTGAACTCCCTAGAACCGTCTATTCTCGCAGAGTCAACAATATCCAACGAGAGAGATGCCATCAGGTACTGCCGCATAAAAAACACCATTGCAGGGGTTGCTGTTGCAGGTATGATCAGGGGCCAAAGACTGTTGGTCCACCCGATGCGATACATGAACTGGTAAAACCCGATACCACTTACCTGGGTTGGAATCATCATAACAGCCATGATGAAGGTAAAGAATGGCTGACGCAGTTTCCAGCTGTAGGCAACCAGGGCATACGCTGTAAGCGATGAGAAATATACCGCGCAAAGGGTTGCCCCTGTGCTGATGATCATGGAGTTAATAAAACCTACAACGGGGTCAAAGGTCTTTCCTTGGAGTATCTGCCAGTTGCTCATCAAGTACTTGGAAGGGATCAAGCCAATGGAACTTTGCTGTATCTCGAAGGTACTGCGTGTTGCGTTCATGAACATCACCCAGAAAGGGAATATGCTCAAAAGTGCCAAGAAAATACACACAATATAGATTCCTGTCTTTTTCAGGTTGGTAGTTGCTCTCATTCCTCTCATCGTACTCCCCCCATCCTCTTTTCTTCCTTCAGCCGGTTCTTTTCAAATTTCCTGAGTTTGATCTCAGCCCTGTCACGCATGGAATAGAACATGATGCCTGAGAGAACCAGGATGATGATGAAGACTATCATGCTTGCTGCCGATGCTCGGTTGTAGAGATAGCTTCCCGCGAAGGCTTGGTTGTAGATGAATACACTCGAGGTAAGTGTTGCATTGTCAGGTCCTCCCCAAAGGAAGAGCCTGGGGATATCGAACATCTGGATACCACCGATAAGGCCGGTTACCAGAACATATAGCAAAATGGTTTTCAGTCTGGGTAAGGTTATCCTGAAGAAAATCTGGGCAGGTGTTGCCCCATCTACCTCAGCAGCCTCAAACAAGGTTGGATTGATACCCAACACACCAGCGATCAGGATAATCATGGAGTGGCCATACCACATCCAGAACTGGATGAACGATACCACACCGCGGGCGGTTCCACTCTGCAGGTGGAAGTTCGATGGTGCATCCAGGATGCCCATTTTCATCAGTAAGTCATTGATTGGTCCCTTGGGATAGCCGGTAAGGGAGTTGAACAGGATTGCGATGGTTGCAGCGGTAATGATATTCGGCATATAAATCAATACCTTGAACAAGCCCTGTGCCTTAACCTTCAGTCTTCTATTGGTGAACCAAGCGGTCAACAACAGTGCCAAGAGAACCTGGGGAATGAAATTGAAAATCCAAATAATAAAGGTAGTTTGTAGTGACCGTAAGAAGGTCGCGTTGTTTAAGATACTTTTGTAATTCTGGAACGGATCTTCCAAGAACTTGAAGGTAGTTCGCCCCAGTCCCCTGAGGTCGGTAAACCCAATAACAACAGTATATATCGTCGGGTACAGATTAAAAATAAGAAAGGCAAGCACGAAAGGAATGGAAAACAGATATCCGTACTTAGCATAGCTGATGTTGTTTTTGCGCATGAGCAAGTCCTCCAGAAAAATTCACCGTGCATCGACCGATATCTTCCCTGCGATGCTTGGAGCAAAACAAGCCAGGTGCAGGGGTCACCTACACCTGGCAATCATTGATCCATTAATCAACGTCAATTGCGAGGTTGTCAGCAACCTGCTGCTTGAAGTCTGCGATGGCCTGGCTGCGGGTCTTGTTTCCGTAGCTGTATTCGCGGACCTGGTCACGCCAGTACATGTTGATGGTCTCATCATACTGGGTCTTGTTGGTGCCGGTAGCAAACTTGCCAGCGGGAACGAATACGTCGAACATATCCTGTCCACCGAGGAAGTCCAGGGTTCCGTCACTCTTGCTCATGACAGTACCGGAAGCAACGGTATCCTTGGTTCCACCAGGACCATTGAGTGTACCATTGGCCCAGTAGTACTGCAGACCGGTGTTGGAACTGTCGAGGGTAATCCACTCGATGATCTCACCAACTGCGTCCTTGACAGGGCTCTTGTCGTTTGCAAGTACCCAGGTACCACCCCAGAAGAAGCCAACAGGAGGTTCACAAACTGCCCAGTCACCATAGGTGCCTTCACCAGGTGCTGAACCGCCGCTGTTACCAGCCATGACGTAGTTGATCAACCAAGCTGGGCCGAAGAAACCGAAGATCTGCTTTTCGCCGGCGTCTTTCATGTCAGCGAACCATGCATCGGTCCAGTCACGGGTATCATTGTGGTAATCCTTGTCAATCAGCATCTTTGCAACATCAAGGAATGCTTCACGATCGGGATCGATGTAGAGTTTTCCGTCTACAATCCAGCCCTTATCGCTGCTGCCTTCGATGGCATGCCAGATGTCTCCATCACCACTGATGATTCCGTATCCTTTCTTCTTCAGGTCTTCTGCCGCCTTGAAGAACTTGTCCCAACCGGGACCGACTTTTGAAGTGATTACAGCAGGATCGTCAGTACCCCATACGTCCTTTGCAATAGAGCGGCGGTAGATAAATGCACCACCGGTAGCCTGGTAACCAAGGCCTACCAGATCGCCATCAGGATTGGTACCGATATCAACGGTGTACTGGGCAATGTCGGCTTCCTTGAGCTTGGCGTTTACATCGATACCAAGATCCTTGTAGGGAGCTGCAAAGTGAGCTGCGTCGCCCTGGGTGTACTTGAGTACAAATGCAGACTCAGCACAATAGATGTCAGGAGCATTCTCACCACTACTTGCCAATGCCTGGTCAAGTGCTGGTTGATATGCACCATCAGTGGTAGCAATGATGGTTGTGTTGATCTCATAATCGAAATCAGGATTCAGTTCTTTGTACTTCTCCAACATTTTGGGGACTTCATCAGTGAAGCTCCACAGGTTGATCACCTTACGAGCAGGTTTCGCTGCCTCTGCCTGTCCGGCTGCAAACAGTGAGAGACTCATGCAACAAATCAGCAACAGACTGACTACAATACGCATGTTCCGTTTCATACAGATTCCTCCTTACTTAACTCTATGTCAAACTGACATACAAATGAGACTTGCATAGATTTCCCGTGTATTCGTACAACGCCTGTACTGAACAGGGAGCCCTACAATCACCATGCTATGTGAACACCATGGAGAACGCCACTGGGCTTTTGCCTTGAAAATGAATAGGACAAATGTCCTATGATACTTACATCTCGTTGCTCTTCACCCATTTGATGGCAAACTTGCGCAGTGTTCCTGCGTCACTGATGGAGAGCTTATGACGGATATTGTCCCGGTAGACATTGATCGTCTTGACCGAGAGATTGAGCGTTTTCCCGATCTCAGAGACACCAAAGCCCTGTCCAAGCAAGCGGAGTACTTCCATTTCCCGGAGACTGAGCAGCTCAACCGGGTCAATCTCCTGCGAGGATTCCTGCAAGAGCATGGTGTCCAACATCCGTTCCCGCATATCATTTGAGAGATAGACCTTGCCCTTGAGCACTGTTTCAATTGCTTTGAGGAGCGAGGAAGCAGCTTCCTGCTTCATCACATATCCGCGTGCACCTGCCTTGAGTGCGCTGGAGGCATAGATAAGTTCATCATACATGGAGACAACAATGGAAAGCACCTCTGGCTTGCTTGCCTTGAGAGTTTTGACCAACTCCAATCCGTTCTCTTGCTGGAGTGAGATATCAACAAGGGCAACATCAACCTCTATCGTATCCAACAGGGTAAGTGCTTCAGTGATGGTGGTTGCCTGAGCTTGTACTTGGTAGGTTCTCACATTCTCTATGACGCTCACCAAACCTTGGCGGAAAAGCGGGTGGTCATCTACAATCAGAAATCGAACAGTTTTAGGCATTCACTACTCCTTGAATTCAATCAGCACGGTGGTTCCCTCATCATCACTCTCAAGGGTGAGCTTTGCATCGGCCATTGCAGCTCGGTTCTGCATAATTCTCAAGCCAAGCCCTTCTCCCTGTATATGCTGAGGGAGGCCTGTCCCATCATCGCGAACTTCCAGGGAGAGGATACGGGAATCCTCAGTAGCAAACTTTCTTGCTGAAGATATTTCTATATGCTTTGCTTTTGAGTGTTTTATGGCATTGGTCAATGCTTCTTGGACAATCCTGAAGATATTCAGCTCCCTTGTCTTGTCCTGAATGGAAAAGGCTGGGTCCACATTTACATCGATGTCGATTGCTACCAATCGTAGATTATCACCCACCAAGGCCTCCAGGCGTTCCAGGAAACTG
It encodes the following:
- a CDS encoding glycoside hydrolase family 3 N-terminal domain-containing protein, whose amino-acid sequence is MQQNKERALELLRKMSIEEKVSQLVSAWLEIGIDGSLHVREYGQAEMRSEDIKADVLGKGIGQLTRPYGTMANNPVQQAKAINELQRYLIKETRLGIPALLHEECLTGAMVKGATIFPSALNYGSTWEPSLVGNVGKAIGDELRSLGVHQGLAPVLDVARDARWGRLEETYGEDPYLCGVMGISYVQGLQGESRSPLATLKHFVGHSASEGGRNHAPVHIGPTELQNTFALPFEMVVRHAHPGSVMPAYHDIDGVPCTSNRSLVTDLLKQRWGFDGLVVADYEAVVQLLHDHRVAGDMAEAAALAFNAGMDIELPGYTVFKEGLIEALYRGLISNDALDEAVLRVLEEKYNQGVFEHPFIKEEAIELGTEKSHALAVEVAEKSLVLLKNDGVLPLRNARSVALIGPLADHPYAMFGGYSTPIHLQGSHGPEETVPPQARTIRSALSESLGDIPLIFEPGCMLYESKVEKAIFFPGDVPDDGEGSHELSSDTQGIEKAAKAASSADVTVLVVGDIAGLFRQGTVGEGSDADSLRLPGVQEELLEAVLATGKPVVVVLVSGRPYTIHEAVEHASAILAAWLPGEGGGEAIARTLVGLNNPGGKTTLSFPKSAGSMPYAYNHFKKAGGLKIQPQFGALYPFGHGLSYTTFSWDDFQVENPMIQCDEEFRFSLTVRNDGTCSGDEIVQVYVQDKVASIVRPVKELKAFSRVSLQPGEQKRLSFTLPADMLSFVGSDARRVLESGAFSLLVGKSSEDIIFREEIAVLGKSKIFPKDWRYISSVSVSDCN
- a CDS encoding carbohydrate ABC transporter permease; protein product: MRGMRATTNLKKTGIYIVCIFLALLSIFPFWVMFMNATRSTFEIQQSSIGLIPSKYLMSNWQILQGKTFDPVVGFINSMIISTGATLCAVYFSSLTAYALVAYSWKLRQPFFTFIMAVMMIPTQVSGIGFYQFMYRIGWTNSLWPLIIPATATPAMVFFMRQYLMASLSLDIVDSARIDGSREFNTFNRIILPIMKPAMATQAIFTFVFNWNRLFEPLILLTDGNKYTMPIMVSLLRGDIYKTEYGAVYLGLSMTVLPLFIVYFSLSKHIIAGVALGALKE
- a CDS encoding sugar ABC transporter permease, translated to MRKNNISYAKYGYLFSIPFVLAFLIFNLYPTIYTVVIGFTDLRGLGRTTFKFLEDPFQNYKSILNNATFLRSLQTTFIIWIFNFIPQVLLALLLTAWFTNRRLKVKAQGLFKVLIYMPNIITAATIAILFNSLTGYPKGPINDLLMKMGILDAPSNFHLQSGTARGVVSFIQFWMWYGHSMIILIAGVLGINPTLFEAAEVDGATPAQIFFRITLPRLKTILLYVLVTGLIGGIQMFDIPRLFLWGGPDNATLTSSVFIYNQAFAGSYLYNRASAASMIVFIIILVLSGIMFYSMRDRAEIKLRKFEKNRLKEEKRMGGVR
- a CDS encoding ABC transporter substrate-binding protein → MKRNMRIVVSLLLICCMSLSLFAAGQAEAAKPARKVINLWSFTDEVPKMLEKYKELNPDFDYEINTTIIATTDGAYQPALDQALASSGENAPDIYCAESAFVLKYTQGDAAHFAAPYKDLGIDVNAKLKEADIAQYTVDIGTNPDGDLVGLGYQATGGAFIYRRSIAKDVWGTDDPAVITSKVGPGWDKFFKAAEDLKKKGYGIISGDGDIWHAIEGSSDKGWIVDGKLYIDPDREAFLDVAKMLIDKDYHNDTRDWTDAWFADMKDAGEKQIFGFFGPAWLINYVMAGNSGGSAPGEGTYGDWAVCEPPVGFFWGGTWVLANDKSPVKDAVGEIIEWITLDSSNTGLQYYWANGTLNGPGGTKDTVASGTVMSKSDGTLDFLGGQDMFDVFVPAGKFATGTNKTQYDETINMYWRDQVREYSYGNKTRSQAIADFKQQVADNLAIDVD
- a CDS encoding response regulator transcription factor, translated to MPKTVRFLIVDDHPLFRQGLVSVIENVRTYQVQAQATTITEALTLLDTIEVDVALVDISLQQENGLELVKTLKASKPEVLSIVVSMYDELIYASSALKAGARGYVMKQEAASSLLKAIETVLKGKVYLSNDMRERMLDTMLLQESSQEIDPVELLSLREMEVLRLLGQGFGVSEIGKTLNLSVKTINVYRDNIRHKLSISDAGTLRKFAIKWVKSNEM